ATCTTCAAGATACTCGCGGAAATCCCAGAGCGTGAGATAATGGCCGCGTTCCTCATGCTCCAATGCGATGAAGAATCGCTTCTCAAACGGGTCGATGGCTTTCTCTGCCAGCTCGTGATAGAACTTCATGCTTCGTTCCTCGCGCTCGATGCCCAGCTTCAAGATCTCGAGGCTCACTTCAAGGTCCTTTGTCGCCATATCGACGACCTGCACAGCGTCCATTGAAACCGTCCGAACGGTAACCATGTCGCCGATGGAGGTTATCAATTTTGGCCACGTTTTCTCCGCGTCGAGCTTTTTGTACATCTCCTTGACCTTCTCCAGATGCTTCTCTTCCTCTTTGGCGAACGATCTGAACATATCCTGTGCGTAGGCGTTGGTAATCTTCTCACTTGCGTCCAGATAAAACGCCTTGGCATCCAATTCGCGTTCCATGGCGATTTCAAGCGCCTTCAATCGCTCTTCCATTTTTTTTACTCCTTACTTTACGTTACATCACTTTCTCCAGACTGAGATCGAACATCTTCTTCGTCTCCCGTGCAAGCGCCTCGGGCAAGCCGGTGATGTCGACGTTCAAGAACCCTCGAATGATGACGGACGTGGCCTCCTCCTCGCTCAAGCCACGGGTCATTAAATATTGGATCTCCTCTTCCGCAATCTTCCCAACTGCTGCCTCGTGCGAGAGATCAAGATCTTTCCGCGTCGCTCTGAGTTCAGGGATCGAATCGACCGCCGAGGTATCCGAGAGCATCAAGGCACGGCATTCGAGATGGCCTTTCACATTCCTCGTCTCGCCGATGATATCCCCCCGTGCGATTACCTTCGCGTTGTCCGTGGCAATCACACGTGAGATGAGCTCAGCCTTGCTCCCTTCGCCCTGAAGGACCGCTCGCGAGCCCATATCGATATGCGCATTCTTCGTCGCGTAGACTATCGACTGCGTCGTCGTCCGTGCATTTCGACCGACGCAATACGTCGTTGGGAACATCTGAAGCGATTTCACCGGCGTCATCAGGATGTAGTTGCTGATAAAGACGCCATCGTCCTCAATGATCGTCGCACTCCGCGGCCGAACCTCCATGCCGCCGCTCCAGTTATGCACCATCGTGAAGGTGATCTTTGCGCCCTTCTTCACGTAGAACTCCGAGACGCCCAGATGGAGCGCGGAACTCACCGTATGCGAGACCGAGCAGCCCGTAATGATATGGATCTCCGAGTTCTCCTCGGCAATGACGATATTGTGCACGTTCTGCCTGACCCGATCGGTGGAGATGAAGAGGCAGGACTGCAACGGCACCGTTACCTTCGCTCCCGGCTCCGATCTGATAAAATAGCCATGCGTCTGGTCTAATTCAACCTCGGCGGTGTATTTATCCGTATCTACCGGAATCGCATTCCACAGGTAGTCCTTGAGCCAATCATACTTCTTTACCGCTTCGGTTGTGCTCATAATCTCCAAACCTGGGAACTTCACCTTTGAGAAGAGTACCGAGCGATCTTGTTGTAAAAAAGAGCCTGATCTGTCTTGTTCTGAAGGCTCAATACCTGCACAAAGCATATCTTCCTTATAGTCTTCGGCGATATCTTCCAGCGAAGCAAGCGCCTGATGCTCCTCAGCCTCGGTCGTATAACTTCCAATGTCGACGTCTTCGCCCAGCGCTGCTTTTTTCTCCTTCGCGCCTTGCGCACGTTCCATTATCTCCTCTTTCTCGGTCATTCAGCACACACCTTTTTCACCCTTTACGGCCTTTTCGCCACAGCGCTCCACGCAGCGCTCAAAGCCCTCTTCCATTATATGTCGCCCTATCTCATCGGGTATGCCCGAGCACGCGATCCTGCCATCCAGCATCACGTGTGCCCGATCAGGCTTGAGGTAGTTCAGGATAAATCCGCTATGTGTAATGACCAGGCCGGAACGCTGCCGATGGCTGGGCATCTCGTCCCGACCCAGGAGTTCATTCATTAAATCGCCGATAAGCTCGACGTTTTCGACATCCACGCCCGAATCGGGCTCGTCAAACATAATGAAGTCCGGAGCTTGCGCAACGAGCTGGAGAATCTCTGATCGCTTGACCTCGCCACCTGAAAAACCCAGATTCACGTCTCTCGCTAAGAACTCCGGGGAGATATTCAGCCGCTTGCCCAGCGCGATCACCTCCTCGTCTAGTGCACCTTCCTTCCTGCCCCGGGCTATATTCACCATTTCACCCAGTTTGACGCCGCGAATCTCCGGCGGGTGCTGAAAGGACATGCCCATACCCAGTTTCACGCGCTCGTTGGTTGGAAGAGAGGTTATATCAATGCCTTTGAACAAGATACTGCCTCTGGTCACTTTATACGCGGGAAAACCCAGAATCGCCAGCAAAAGCGTCGTTTTACCGCAGCCATTCGGGCCAAAGAGGACGTGGACTTCGCCAAATTCGATGCAGAGATTTAAATCCTTTATAATCGGCTTCTCTTCAACCTCTACGGTCAAATCTCGTATCTCCAGCATTTTACAGCTTGCCGGTACCGTCATTGTCTCCATTTTTCCACCTCACCTCAATTACACTACAAATAAAAATAAAAAAGAAAAAAAGAAAAAGGGAAAAAATTTAAAGTTTCTTTTTACATAGATACCAATCGACGCACTTGTAGCCTTCTTTCATTCGCTCCTCTGCCATCTCCTGCGTCTTTGGTGGTGGTACAACAACTTCATCGCCGGGTCGCCAGTTTGCCGGTGTTGCAACCTTATGTTTGTCGGACGTCTGAAATGCATCAATGAGTCGCATTATCTCATCCATGTTTCGTCCGTTCGAGAGCGGATAGTAGAGCATCGCTCTTAAAATGCCTTCTGGATCGATTATGAAGACGCATCGCACGGTTTCCGTTTTGCTCTGGCCGGGATGAAGCATTCCGTACTTGATGGCTACTTCTTTCGACAAATCGGCTATGATTGGAAAGGGTATCTTCACACCGACCTTCTCCTCGATGTTCCGTGCCCATGCGATATGGGACGAGACGCTGTCGACGCTTAAGCCCAAAAGCTCCGTATTTTTCTTCTTCAGTTCGTCGTAGATCTCGGCAAAAGCGATGAACTCCGTGGTACAGACCGGTGTGAAATCGGCCGGGTGCGAGAACAGAACCAACCAGCTTCCTTTGAAATCTGACAAGCGCAGTGTACCAAAAGTGGTAACCGCTTCAAAATCCGGTGCGGGATCGCCCAGCAGTGGCAGAGTTATTTCCTCAGCAGTTCTTCCTTCAAGCTCTTTTTCCATTTTATTGATATCACCTCCTAAAGGTTTAATTTCGCCGCTCCCGCGGGAGTGGTCTTATATCTTCCGTCGCGTTCTTCCATAAAACCGGCATCCGTCAACTCTCGTAAGCTGCTTCTCACTTTGAAGAGTGGCATACCCGAAGCGCGAGCGATTTCTTCAGGTACAGAAGCCTCTTGTGCAGCACTTAAAATCTTTCTGCCGGAATCGGTGAGTTCGCCATCTGGTGATATGCATGCCATTTTATTTTACCTCGATCTTCTTTACTTCTGCTCCGGCGAGCTTCGGTATCTCGATCTTGAGCACGCCGTCCTTTAACGATGCCTCCGCCTTATCCCGGTCCACTTCCGCTGGCAGGGGTATTGATCGGTAGAATTTCCGATAACTTCGCTCCCGTCTGATATAGCCTTCTTCCTTCTCCTCCTTCTCTTCCTTCTTCTCCGCAGTGATCTCGAGCATATCGCCCTTAACGTTGATCGTGATGTCGCCCTTTTCGACGCCCGGAATATCGGCAGCCACGACTATCTTGCCTTCTTCATCCTTTATGTCCACCGATGGTGTCGCGGTCTCTACAAGTTCTTCACCCGCGGCTCCGGGTAACGCCTTCCGCTCCAGATAGTAAGGCCAGGTCTCTCTGAACATTCGATCCATCCAGTCCTCCATTCTTCTTAACTCTTCCCAGGGATCCCGAATGTGTCTTCTCCAAACCATCTCCTATCACCTCCTATTTATATTTTTATTACCCCACTTTACTCATAGGGCTTATCACCTAAATACTTCTCTGTCTGCAGGGCTTTGCTCCAGAAGTCTCAAAAATCTTGGACTTTAGGAGCAGACGCGGGAGTTTAGTAGCAAAAGTTATTTTGGGTAAAAATCCCTCTATAGCACGAAAATATCGCAATGTTTAAATAGGGTGAATGACGACGTTTTTAAAGTGAAGGAAAAATGGGCGTTCAAAAAGACGCTGGGGAATTGTTGAAGTTTATGTATGACAGATATACTCAGGGTTCGCCGAAAATTGCGTCACAGGAGATAATAAATGAGACTGGTTGGGAAGCAAATCGGATTAATAATGCAATAGACTATTTGGATGGTTTAGGTGTTCTAAAAATCACACGTGTCGCTGGAAATACTGGTGGTGTAAAGAACGTCTTTATAAACGGTTTAAACCCCTTGGGGATTGACATAATCGAAAACAAAGATAAGTTTACCACGACTTTTGGGTTTGAAGTAGGGATCCCTGGCTTTAAATTTAGTTGGACGCGGGAAAAGAGACATTAAACAAGGGTATATTATGCGGCAAAAAATAGATACCTCTATATATGCCACTAATCTTTTCCATACCAATAAAGTGGATAAGATCATCTTTAGGAGCTATCTTCAGACTTCAGGAGCAAAAGGTACTTTAGTAGCAAAGCCGCCTGCAGCCCAGAACCGCTTAGTTTTCCCTATCGAATCCAAAAAGCCACTGGATAGCAGTGCTACATCATTTAAGTCGTTCAAGCGCAATTTCCGCGACTTTCTTCCCCGAGAGCAACATCGCGCCGAACGTAGGCCCCATTCGGGGGAGTCCGTATGCCGTAGCAACAGCCATGCCGGTAACCATCAGCCCCGGGTAGAGCTCAGATGTGTGCTTAACGACGAGATCTTCCGATGCTTCAACCCACATCGCACCTTGACCTTTGATCTTGAGCAGATTCCGTTCCTCCAGCTTCTTCACCACGGAGGCGTCGTGACCGGTTGCGTCGATCACGAGCTGGGATGCCAGCGATACAGGATCAATCGCCGCTATTTGGCGAGGCAGTGACGATACCGGGCTCCAGTTCACGACCACTCCGGTCACTTGCTCGTTATGGAGCACCACATCGTCCAGAGCCACCATGTTGAGCAGGTTCGCACCCGCATCGCACGCCGCGGCAATTAATTTCGAGCACGCGTGCGGCGCATCAGCAACCATCAGACCTTTACTGTATTCTTTATATGGTATCTTCAGCTCGTCAAGAATTGCATCGGCCGGTGCACGCACCGTCGTCTTGTTCATCAGAAACCCGCCAAGCCAGAACCCGCCGCCGAAATAGTTGTTCCGCTCGATGAGCAGGACTTTCACACCGTTTAAAGCCAGTTCCCTGCTGGCGATTAAACCTGAAGGGCCGCCGCCGACGATAATAACGTCGGACTCCACATAATCTGTAAATTCCTGCGCAAACTCCTGCACGATCGCTCTTGTAATCTGACTCTCAGATGCTCGTGCAAATTCTATCGGTTCCATAGGACAACCTTGGGTCCTTGATTATTAATAGTTTTGATGCTCTCCTGCCCGTTCCTCGCTCAACGAGCAGATGGAGATAGAAATACAGTAATTATAGCGCGCGCGGCATTCGCTTTAGCACATCAGCGACCATCGTCTGGCTAACCTTCGCTTCCTTCAGCGCGTTACGTATGAGTTCGGTCGTCTCGTCCATGGTGCGTTTATCCACAGGATACGGCACGCCGTCCTTTCCGCCGAAGGCGTACGAGAACTTGACCGGGTCCCGCCAGCTCGCCGGCTCACCATAGATCAACTCGGAAACGAGCGCTAACGCACGCACGGTCGCCGGCCCCACACCCCGTACGCACAGGAACTCCTCGTAATTCGCCGGCTGCTTATCGTAAACCTCATGCAGTGCATCCCAGTTCACTCGGCGCGGCATTCGGTATCGTAAATCCCCTCCTTTCAACGCGGTGACTTTGCCCTTGAACTCGACTGCGGGGATCACGTCGAACGTCGCAAGCGTCGTTTGATCGCTCTTTAGCTTTTTAGCGTCACCACCGCTCAGTTCTTTGTAAACCCGTTCTAATTCCTTTGGGTTCGTTCGTGCAAGATCAACGGACGTTCCACGACATCCCCGGCTCTCTTTTGACGTGAGATCCAGCACAGTCTCGCACTGTCGACCGACGATTCCCTGATGCGGCTCCTCCACGTACCGTTTCACGGACGATGAGAGCCAGTGGTATCTCCGCGCATACCGGTCTCCGGGATTCATGCCCTGCTGGATGACCGCCCATTTGCCCTTCTCCGTAACGAACATCGAGTGATGATAAAGCTGATAGCCGTCCTGTACGCAGGCGTTATCAACCTTCGCGGATATTCTGCTCGCGTATTTCAGCTCCGCCAGCTTCGCATCGCTGAGTCGTAACGTATCACCGAACGCATCGATATCCGACAGCGTCTTTCTCGACGCCTTGCCCTTTCCGCCGGCAATCCCAAATCCGAATTCTTCGGGCTCGATCACCGATTTCAAAACGCCGCAGACTACGGTCGTCGTCCCGCTGCTGTGCCAGTCATACGCGAGTGCGCAGGAGAGTGATTGGAACCAAAGCGGATCGGCCAACTTCTCTATCGCGCCGTTAACGCCGTATTCATCCACGATCACCTCGAAGATGGCGTGCGCTAAACCTTTCATTCGCTTCAGCAGCCACTGCGGCGCTTTCCCACCGTGAAGTGGCAAATCTACCGTGCCCAGCTTCTTCAA
The DNA window shown above is from Methanomicrobia archaeon and carries:
- a CDS encoding ferritin family protein encodes the protein MEERLKALEIAMERELDAKAFYLDASEKITNAYAQDMFRSFAKEEEKHLEKVKEMYKKLDAEKTWPKLITSIGDMVTVRTVSMDAVQVVDMATKDLEVSLEILKLGIEREERSMKFYHELAEKAIDPFEKRFFIALEHEERGHYLTLWDFREYLEDPEGWYSMKEGFRLDGG
- a CDS encoding SufD family Fe-S cluster assembly protein, encoding MTEKEEIMERAQGAKEKKAALGEDVDIGSYTTEAEEHQALASLEDIAEDYKEDMLCAGIEPSEQDRSGSFLQQDRSVLFSKVKFPGLEIMSTTEAVKKYDWLKDYLWNAIPVDTDKYTAEVELDQTHGYFIRSEPGAKVTVPLQSCLFISTDRVRQNVHNIVIAEENSEIHIITGCSVSHTVSSALHLGVSEFYVKKGAKITFTMVHNWSGGMEVRPRSATIIEDDGVFISNYILMTPVKSLQMFPTTYCVGRNARTTTQSIVYATKNAHIDMGSRAVLQGEGSKAELISRVIATDNAKVIARGDIIGETRNVKGHLECRALMLSDTSAVDSIPELRATRKDLDLSHEAAVGKIAEEEIQYLMTRGLSEEEATSVIIRGFLNVDITGLPEALARETKKMFDLSLEKVM
- a CDS encoding ABC transporter ATP-binding protein produces the protein MLEIRDLTVEVEEKPIIKDLNLCIEFGEVHVLFGPNGCGKTTLLLAILGFPAYKVTRGSILFKGIDITSLPTNERVKLGMGMSFQHPPEIRGVKLGEMVNIARGRKEGALDEEVIALGKRLNISPEFLARDVNLGFSGGEVKRSEILQLVAQAPDFIMFDEPDSGVDVENVELIGDLMNELLGRDEMPSHRQRSGLVITHSGFILNYLKPDRAHVMLDGRIACSGIPDEIGRHIMEEGFERCVERCGEKAVKGEKGVC
- a CDS encoding peroxiredoxin — its product is MEKELEGRTAEEITLPLLGDPAPDFEAVTTFGTLRLSDFKGSWLVLFSHPADFTPVCTTEFIAFAEIYDELKKKNTELLGLSVDSVSSHIAWARNIEEKVGVKIPFPIIADLSKEVAIKYGMLHPGQSKTETVRCVFIIDPEGILRAMLYYPLSNGRNMDEIMRLIDAFQTSDKHKVATPANWRPGDEVVVPPPKTQEMAEERMKEGYKCVDWYLCKKKL
- a CDS encoding Hsp20/alpha crystallin family protein, whose translation is MVWRRHIRDPWEELRRMEDWMDRMFRETWPYYLERKALPGAAGEELVETATPSVDIKDEEGKIVVAADIPGVEKGDITINVKGDMLEITAEKKEEKEEKEEGYIRRERSYRKFYRSIPLPAEVDRDKAEASLKDGVLKIEIPKLAGAEVKKIEVK
- a CDS encoding thiazole biosynthesis protein, whose amino-acid sequence is MEPIEFARASESQITRAIVQEFAQEFTDYVESDVIIVGGGPSGLIASRELALNGVKVLLIERNNYFGGGFWLGGFLMNKTTVRAPADAILDELKIPYKEYSKGLMVADAPHACSKLIAAACDAGANLLNMVALDDVVLHNEQVTGVVVNWSPVSSLPRQIAAIDPVSLASQLVIDATGHDASVVKKLEERNLLKIKGQGAMWVEASEDLVVKHTSELYPGLMVTGMAVATAYGLPRMGPTFGAMLLSGKKVAEIALERLK
- a CDS encoding DUF763 domain-containing protein, which produces MKKLGTVDLPLHGGKAPQWLLKRMKGLAHAIFEVIVDEYGVNGAIEKLADPLWFQSLSCALAYDWHSSGTTTVVCGVLKSVIEPEEFGFGIAGGKGKASRKTLSDIDAFGDTLRLSDAKLAELKYASRISAKVDNACVQDGYQLYHHSMFVTEKGKWAVIQQGMNPGDRYARRYHWLSSSVKRYVEEPHQGIVGRQCETVLDLTSKESRGCRGTSVDLARTNPKELERVYKELSGGDAKKLKSDQTTLATFDVIPAVEFKGKVTALKGGDLRYRMPRRVNWDALHEVYDKQPANYEEFLCVRGVGPATVRALALVSELIYGEPASWRDPVKFSYAFGGKDGVPYPVDKRTMDETTELIRNALKEAKVSQTMVADVLKRMPRAL